A single region of the Nocardioides ochotonae genome encodes:
- a CDS encoding ABC transporter substrate-binding protein: MTALVLTLVSACGGDDADAGDGQTELTIATFNEFGYEELLDEYMELNPDIKVVQKKTGTWEEHRDNLYTKLAAGSGLADIEAVEGDGMPAILEEEGAFVDLTDDSLEGRWLDWKSDAGTDSEGRMIGYGTDIGPEGICYRADLFAKAGLPTDREEVAALFESWDSYFDTGKKFVAELPDVAWYDSSKGTSQAMINQLEFPFEDEDNNVVALENPDLKEVFDTVTEMQAAGLATNMDQWSNDWVASFKKDGFATMACPGWMLGIIEGNAKGVEGWDIANAFPGGGGNWGGSFLTVPTQSEHPEEAKALAAWLTEPEQQIKAFAAKGTYPSQVEALDDPVLLESTNAFFNDAPTGAIYAERAKAVTMQPHKGPKYADLIQAFQAAILRVDEGQETPEEAWESFSADVERIG; this comes from the coding sequence GTGACGGCCCTCGTCCTCACCCTCGTCTCCGCCTGTGGCGGCGACGACGCCGACGCCGGCGACGGGCAGACCGAGCTCACGATCGCGACGTTCAACGAGTTCGGCTACGAAGAGCTGCTCGACGAGTACATGGAGCTGAACCCCGACATCAAGGTCGTCCAGAAGAAGACTGGCACCTGGGAGGAGCACCGCGACAACCTCTACACCAAGCTGGCCGCGGGCTCGGGGCTCGCGGACATCGAGGCGGTCGAGGGCGACGGGATGCCCGCGATCCTCGAGGAGGAGGGCGCCTTCGTCGACCTCACCGACGACAGCCTCGAGGGGCGCTGGCTGGACTGGAAGAGCGACGCCGGCACCGACTCCGAGGGCCGGATGATCGGCTACGGCACCGACATCGGCCCCGAGGGCATCTGCTATCGCGCCGACCTGTTCGCCAAGGCCGGGCTGCCCACCGACCGTGAGGAGGTCGCCGCCCTCTTCGAGAGCTGGGACTCCTACTTCGACACCGGCAAGAAGTTCGTCGCCGAGCTTCCCGACGTCGCCTGGTACGACTCCTCCAAGGGCACCAGCCAGGCCATGATCAACCAGCTGGAGTTCCCCTTCGAGGACGAGGACAACAACGTCGTCGCGCTGGAGAACCCCGACCTCAAGGAGGTCTTCGACACCGTCACCGAGATGCAGGCGGCCGGGCTGGCGACCAACATGGACCAGTGGTCCAACGACTGGGTCGCGTCGTTCAAGAAGGACGGCTTCGCCACCATGGCCTGCCCCGGCTGGATGCTCGGCATCATCGAGGGCAACGCCAAGGGCGTCGAGGGCTGGGACATCGCCAACGCCTTCCCCGGCGGCGGCGGCAACTGGGGCGGGTCGTTCCTGACCGTGCCCACCCAGTCCGAGCACCCCGAGGAGGCCAAGGCGCTGGCCGCCTGGCTGACCGAGCCGGAGCAGCAGATCAAGGCGTTCGCCGCCAAGGGCACCTACCCCAGCCAGGTCGAGGCGCTCGACGACCCGGTCCTGCTGGAGTCGACCAACGCATTCTTCAACGACGCCCCGACCGGCGCGATCTACGCCGAGCGCGCCAAGGCGGTCACCATGCAGCCCCACAAGGGACCCAAGTACGCCGACCTGATCCAGGCCTTCCAGGCCGCGATCCTGCGCGTCGACGAGGGCCAGGAGACGCCTGAGGAGGCCTGGGAGTCCTTCTCGGCCGACGTCGAGCGGATCGGCTGA
- a CDS encoding ABC transporter ATP-binding protein, with product MASVRFDKAVRMFPGAERPAVSDLDLEVEDGELMVLVGPSGCGKSTSLRMLAGLEELTSGAVLIGEEDVSDLPPKDRDIAMVFQNYALYPHMTVADNMGFALKIAGVGKEERRTRVQEAARLLDLEAYLDRKPKALSGGQRQRVAMGRAIVRQPRVFCMDEPLSNLDAKLRVSTRTQISALQQRLGTTTVYVTHDQVEAMTMGDRVAVLKDGVLQQVASPLALYDRPANLFVAGFIGSPAMNLLEAKTAGDGTAVVDGYALPIDREAAARSTGAVTLGIRPESWRLASGEEEGYPVRVAAVEELGAEAYVYATPDTDVSHDLLRQVVVRVEGRPDLPRGARIRLTTSPDKVHVFDTTTGARLTP from the coding sequence ATGGCGTCGGTGCGCTTCGACAAGGCAGTACGGATGTTCCCCGGCGCGGAGCGGCCGGCGGTGTCCGACCTGGACCTGGAGGTCGAGGACGGCGAGCTCATGGTGCTGGTCGGGCCCTCGGGCTGCGGCAAGTCGACCTCGCTGCGGATGCTGGCGGGGCTGGAGGAGCTCACCTCCGGTGCGGTGCTGATCGGTGAGGAGGACGTCTCCGACCTGCCGCCCAAGGACCGCGACATCGCGATGGTGTTCCAGAACTACGCGCTCTACCCGCACATGACGGTGGCCGACAACATGGGCTTCGCGCTCAAGATCGCCGGCGTCGGCAAGGAGGAGCGCCGCACCCGCGTGCAGGAGGCGGCCCGGCTGCTCGACCTCGAGGCCTACCTCGACCGCAAGCCCAAGGCGCTCTCCGGCGGCCAGCGGCAACGGGTGGCGATGGGGCGCGCGATCGTGCGCCAGCCCCGGGTCTTCTGCATGGACGAGCCGCTGTCGAACCTCGACGCCAAGCTCCGGGTCTCCACCCGCACCCAGATCTCCGCGCTCCAGCAGCGCCTGGGCACGACCACCGTCTACGTCACCCACGACCAGGTCGAGGCGATGACGATGGGGGACCGGGTGGCGGTGCTCAAGGACGGCGTGCTCCAGCAGGTCGCCAGTCCGCTGGCGCTCTACGACCGGCCGGCGAACCTCTTCGTCGCCGGCTTCATCGGCTCCCCGGCGATGAACCTGCTGGAGGCCAAGACCGCCGGCGACGGTACGGCGGTGGTCGACGGCTACGCGCTCCCGATCGACCGGGAGGCGGCGGCCCGCTCCACCGGCGCGGTGACCCTCGGCATCCGCCCGGAGTCCTGGCGCCTGGCCAGCGGCGAGGAGGAGGGCTACCCGGTCCGGGTCGCCGCGGTCGAGGAGCTCGGCGCGGAGGCCTACGTCTACGCCACGCCCGACACCGACGTCAGTCACGACCTGCTGCGCCAGGTGGTCGTCCGCGTCGAGGGCCGCCCCGACCTGCCCCGCGGCGCCCGGATCCGGCTCACCACCTCACCGGACAAGGTCCACGTCTTCGACACCACCACCGGCGCCCGCCTCACCCCCTGA
- a CDS encoding class I SAM-dependent methyltransferase yields MTDQSSPRPRWFTDTKDGHSQWYVERFRALAAEGADLAGEARFVDAMVQRGARILDAGCGTGRLSGELAARGHIVVGLDADPVLIEAARVDHPGPTYGVVDLSELELADVGEEPVDLVVCAGNVMVFVAPGTERQVLANLCAVVRPGGRVVVGFRRDEAYPFERYDADLADLAREGVARVEQRFGTWHLDPFTDESDFAVTVLRVG; encoded by the coding sequence ATGACCGACCAGTCCAGCCCGCGTCCCCGTTGGTTCACCGACACCAAGGACGGCCACTCGCAGTGGTACGTCGAGCGCTTCCGCGCCCTGGCCGCCGAGGGCGCCGACCTGGCGGGGGAGGCCCGCTTCGTCGACGCGATGGTCCAGCGCGGGGCGCGGATCCTCGACGCCGGGTGCGGAACCGGCCGGCTCTCCGGCGAGCTTGCGGCCCGCGGGCACATCGTGGTCGGACTGGACGCGGACCCGGTCCTGATCGAGGCCGCCCGCGTCGACCACCCCGGGCCGACGTACGGCGTCGTCGACCTCAGCGAGCTGGAGCTCGCCGACGTGGGCGAGGAGCCGGTCGACCTCGTCGTCTGCGCGGGCAACGTGATGGTGTTCGTCGCGCCGGGCACCGAGCGCCAGGTGCTCGCCAACCTCTGCGCGGTGGTCCGGCCCGGCGGCCGCGTCGTGGTCGGCTTCCGCCGCGACGAGGCCTACCCCTTCGAGCGGTACGACGCCGACCTGGCCGACCTCGCCCGCGAGGGCGTGGCGCGGGTCGAGCAGCGGTTCGGCACCTGGCACCTGGACCCGTTCACCGACGAGTCCGACTTCGCCGTCACGGTGCTGCGCGTGGGCTGA